A single window of Aspergillus puulaauensis MK2 DNA, chromosome 5, nearly complete sequence DNA harbors:
- a CDS encoding ketopantoate reductase family protein (COG:G;~EggNog:ENOG410PITC;~InterPro:IPR003710,IPR013752,IPR036291,IPR013332, IPR008927,IPR013328;~PFAM:PF02558,PF08546;~go_function: GO:0008677 - 2-dehydropantoate 2-reductase activity [Evidence IEA];~go_function: GO:0016491 - oxidoreductase activity [Evidence IEA];~go_process: GO:0015940 - pantothenate biosynthetic process [Evidence IEA];~go_process: GO:0055114 - oxidation-reduction process [Evidence IEA]): protein MEARDQSDSFSPPFDSIKVARPSNSLSQINRASVTMDNQPSPSANVLLYGAGSVGGVYLYQLLQAGCNVTAVCRSNYETVKKHGFKLSSVRYGEVTYRPTVVVRNISECADDTFDFVLVCTKSFPGSTPSLPEQLHPVLDGRPQTAIILAQNGIMIEEEVIAAFPQNPVISGVIYLPAVQTGPGTIEYPEMLNLFELGTYPSTAPESHKVAARQFADLMIKGGGDAEVHEDIQVARWSKLLLNAAWNPICALTLTTDGDFLLTSEPYAYDLAWGVMLEIIELARAVGIEGVTPEVAEKKLSIAKKRAEMGTGREVSMLQDVRQGRAIEVEAILGNAVKLGKQKNVPMPRLETIYALTKARGWALAKDRGT from the coding sequence ATGGAGGCCCGAGACCAGTCAGACTCATTTTCTCCCCCCTTCGACTCCATAAAAGTTGCTCGACCCTCCAATTCCCTTAGTCAGATCAATCGCGCCTCCGTCACCATGGATAACCAACCAAGTCCATCTGCCAATGTTCTTCTTTACGGTGCCGGCAGCGTCGGTGGTGTCTATCTataccagctcctccaagccgGTTGCAATGTGACAGCCGTTTGCCGGTCGAATTACGAAACCGTCAAAAAACACGGGTTCAAGTTGTCATCTGTGAGATATGGCGAGGTGACCTACCGCCCAACCGTCGTTGTGCGCAACATCTCTGAATGCGCCGACGACACTTTCGATTTCGTTTTGGTCTGCACCAAGTCATTCCCTGGTAGCACGCCATCGCTGCCCGAACAGCTCCACCCTGTCTTGGATGGCAGACCACAGACAGCCATTATCTTAGCTCAGAACGGCATCATgatcgaggaggaggttatCGCCGCGTTTCCGCAGAATCCAGTCATAAGCGGGGTCATCTACTTGCCGGCGGTGCAAACAGGCCCAGGCACAATCGAGTACCCGGAGATGCTTAACCTTTTTGAACTAGGTACTTACCCGTCGACGGCACCAGAGTCACACAAGGTTGCTGCAAGACAGTTTGCCGACCTCATGATCAagggcggcggcgatgcCGAGGTCCACGAAGACATCCAGGTCGCGCGCTGGTCCAAGCTACTTTTGAATGCGGCATGGAACCCAATCTGTGCGCTGACACTTACCACTGACGGGGATTTTCTCCTAACCTCGGAACCATATGCCTATGATCTGGCTTGGGGTGTAATGCTGGAGATTATTGAGCTGGCAAGGGCGGTAGGAATCGAAGGTGTGACGCCCGAGGTGGCTGAAAAGAAACTCTCCATCGCGAAGAAACGAGCGGAAATGGGGACAGGGAGAGAAGTGAGCATGCTTCAGGACGTGAGGCAGGGCCGGGCTATTGAGGTGGAAGCAATCTTGGGGAATGCGGTTAAGCTTGGGAAGCAAAAAAATGTCCCCATGCCTCGTTTAGAAACAATTTATGCATTAACAAAGGCCAGAGGTTGGGCACTGGCCAAGGATAGAGGCACATGA
- a CDS encoding alpha-amylase (CAZy:GH13;~COG:G;~EggNog:ENOG410PINX;~InterPro:IPR013776,IPR006047,IPR017853,IPR013780;~PFAM:PF00128;~go_function: GO:0003824 - catalytic activity [Evidence IEA];~go_function: GO:0004553 - hydrolase activity, hydrolyzing O-glycosyl compounds [Evidence IEA];~go_function: GO:0005509 - calcium ion binding [Evidence IEA];~go_process: GO:0005975 - carbohydrate metabolic process [Evidence IEA]), producing the protein MFQAFEWHVPDDQAHWRRLLQELPTLKRMGVDNIWIPPGCKAMSPSGNGYDIYDLYDLGEFDQKGTRPTKWGTKEELQRLIAGAQDLGIGIYWDAVLNHKAGADFTERFPAVKVDPQHRNQEISIQEDIEGWVGFNFPGRGDQYSAVKYHWPHFNGVDWDNIRQEKAVFKTRGYDKGWATDVSNENGNYDYLMFANLDYSNPEVRDDVLHWGRWITAQLPLSGMRLDAVKHYSAAFQKTFIEELRRRLSEKFFFVGEYWSSKINILLDYLQRMDHQLSLFDVPLVDRFSVISRTKGADMRRIFDGTLVQKSPDNAVTFVSNHDTQQGQSLETPIVAFFIPLAYALILLRDKGQPCLFYGDVYGISSDNKHPDRPQYANQLSTLAQARKLYANGVQRDYFDKANCIGFVRYGNNRHPFGLACILSNAGPSRKCMFAGRTHAGERWTDILNNRTETVKINRKGYGMFPVGAYSVSVWVNSSVKCRENLHQIL; encoded by the exons ATGTTCCAGGCATTTGAATGGCATGTTCCTGATGATCAAGCTCACTGGCGTCGCCTCCTCCAGGAATTACCTACACTGAAGCGTATGGGTGTTGACAATATATGGATTCCTCCGGGATGTAAAGCTATGAGTCCTTCTGGCAACGGATACGACATTTACGACCTCTACGATCTAGGCGAGTTTGACCAGAAGGGGACTCGGCCGACGAAATGGGGAACCAAAGAAGAACTGCAGAGACTTATTGCCGGTGCACAAGACCTGGGAATTGGGATCTATTGGGATGCTGTGCTCAACCATAAAGCCGGGGCTGATTTCACGGAACGCTTTCCAGCAGTCAAGGTAGATCCGCAGC ATCGGAATCAAGAAATCTCAATACAAGAGGATATTGAGGGCTGGGTAGGGTTTAATTTTCCAGGGCGCGGTGACCAATATAGCGCAGTGAAATATCACTGGCCTCATTTCAATGGCGTCGACTGGGATAATATTCGGCAAGAAAAGGCTGTCTTTAAAACAAGAGGTTATGATAAAGGCTGGGCGACCGACGTCAGTAATGAGAATGGGAACTATGACTACCTCATGTTTGCAAATCTTGACTACTCTAACCCAGAGGTGCGAGATGATGTTCTCCATTGGGGGAGATGGATCACCGCCCAACTACCTCTCAGTGGCATGAGATTAGACGCAGTGAAACACTATTCAGCTGCATTTCAGAAGACTTTCATCGAAGAGCTTCGACGACGGTTGAGTGAAAAGTTCTTTTTCGTCGGAGAATACTGGTCGAGCAAAATAAACATCCTGCTTGATTATCTGCAAAGGATGGACCACCAACTGTCCCTGTTTGACGTTCCTCTAGTCGATCGGTTTTCTGTCATTTCACGTACCAAAGGAGCAGACATGCGGCGGATATTTGACGGAACTCTCGTTCAGAAAAGTCCTGACAATGCAGTT ACATTCGTTTCAAACCATGACACA CAACAAGGGCAGTCACTGGAG ACTCCCATTGTGGCCTTCTTTATACCACTTGCGTACGCTTTAATCCTTCTTCGTGACAAGGGCCAGCCGTGCCTTTTCTATGGAGATGTCTACGGCATTTCAAGCGACAACAAACATCCCGATAGACCCCAATATGCAAACCAACTCTCAACTCTCGCACAGGCCCGCAAGTTGTACGCGAATGGGGTCCAGAGGGACTACTTTGATAAAGCAAACTGCATTG GGTTTGTCCGCTACGGAAACAACCGCCACCCTTTCGGCCTTGCATGTATCTTGAGCAATGCCGGGCCATCTCGGAAGTGCATGTTCGCTGGCCGCACGCATGCTGGGGAACGATGGACCGATATATTGAATAACCGGACAGAGACAGTTAAGATTAACAGGAAAGGCTATGGGATGTTTCCTGTCGGAGCTTATAGCGTTAGTGTCTGGGTAAATTCTTCTGTGAAGTGCAGGGAGAATCTCCACCAGATTCTATGA